A genomic segment from Candidatus Deferrimicrobium sp. encodes:
- a CDS encoding universal stress protein, with amino-acid sequence MFKHLLVPLDGSRMAEVSLATAVSLARAMGAVVTLFHVIESGAPQDIHGERHLTGPDEARDYLDEVAARALPADISVERHVHTNEVNDVARSIAEHVGELGPDLIVMCTHGRGGLRGFMFGRIAQQVVGLGTTPVLLVPPAATGDSPSFSCRRILVALDGNPDHEEGVKVAAGLAKIYGAELGLVMAVHTTDTLSGEEATPAKLLPGATRALLDLAAEDAEKYLGHHVTALRAAGFTVTSEVRRGDPPTVIIAAAERMKADLIVLGTHGKTGMDAFWSGSATPNVTSRSVVPLLLVPVRSKEPEE; translated from the coding sequence ATGTTCAAACATCTGTTGGTTCCCCTGGACGGATCCCGCATGGCGGAGGTATCTCTGGCGACCGCTGTTTCCCTTGCAAGAGCGATGGGAGCGGTGGTGACCCTGTTCCATGTGATAGAAAGCGGCGCGCCGCAGGATATCCATGGGGAGCGCCACCTGACGGGCCCCGATGAGGCTCGCGACTACCTGGACGAGGTTGCCGCACGCGCCCTTCCCGCCGATATCTCCGTGGAACGGCATGTCCACACCAACGAAGTGAACGATGTGGCGCGCAGCATCGCCGAGCATGTGGGGGAATTGGGTCCCGACCTGATCGTGATGTGCACCCATGGCCGCGGAGGTCTGCGCGGCTTCATGTTCGGCAGAATCGCCCAGCAGGTGGTCGGACTCGGCACGACGCCGGTCCTGCTCGTACCGCCTGCCGCAACCGGGGACTCGCCCTCCTTTTCATGCCGCCGGATCCTGGTGGCATTGGACGGCAATCCCGACCATGAAGAGGGGGTGAAGGTCGCGGCAGGTCTGGCGAAAATCTATGGAGCGGAATTGGGTCTCGTTATGGCGGTTCACACAACCGACACGTTATCCGGGGAGGAGGCCACTCCCGCGAAGCTGTTGCCCGGCGCAACACGTGCCTTGCTCGATCTGGCGGCGGAGGATGCGGAAAAATATCTCGGCCACCACGTAACGGCTTTACGGGCGGCGGGTTTCACAGTGACGTCCGAGGTTCGTCGTGGGGATCCCCCCACGGTCATCATCGCCGCCGCTGAACGGATGAAGGCCGATCTGATCGTTCTGGGAACCCATGGGAAGACCGGAATGGACGCCTTCTGGTCGGGGAGCGCCACGCCGAATGTGACCAGTCGCTCCGTTGTTCCGCTGTTGCTGGTGCCCGTGCGAAGCAAAGAGCCCGAAGAATGA
- a CDS encoding NAD(P)-dependent oxidoreductase — translation MAKVGFVGLGTMGEPMCRNLLAKGHAVTVFNRTPAKMGSLVAAGANAATSLPDLVLRSDVIITMVSDPAAVRDVVTAKSGGFLGALSPGKTYIDMTTVSPEASREIARMVRDTGADFLEAPVLGSRKPATEGTLVILTGGDAGLSRRMEPLLLAMGSRVIHMGDTGMAAHMKLIINQIMGTILCVFAEGALVGMQAGLSAEKILAVLQDSVVACPAIQLKGPDMLGERVFTPNFPLKHAHKDLRLAVETAKVMGIPTPVTKAACDLFGAARDKGFGNRDISAVVRALTDQ, via the coding sequence ATGGCGAAGGTGGGTTTTGTCGGGCTGGGAACCATGGGCGAGCCGATGTGCCGGAACCTCCTGGCGAAGGGCCACGCCGTCACGGTGTTCAACCGGACACCGGCGAAGATGGGATCGCTGGTCGCCGCGGGGGCGAACGCCGCGACGTCGCTCCCGGACCTCGTCCTCCGCTCCGACGTCATCATCACGATGGTCTCCGACCCCGCTGCCGTGCGCGACGTCGTCACCGCCAAAAGCGGCGGCTTCCTCGGCGCCTTGTCCCCTGGGAAAACGTACATCGACATGACGACCGTCTCTCCCGAAGCGTCGCGCGAGATCGCGCGCATGGTCCGCGACACCGGCGCCGACTTTCTCGAAGCGCCCGTGCTGGGGAGCAGGAAACCCGCCACGGAGGGGACGCTGGTGATCCTCACCGGAGGCGACGCCGGGCTCTCCCGCCGGATGGAGCCCCTCCTTCTCGCCATGGGGAGCCGGGTGATCCACATGGGCGACACGGGGATGGCCGCCCACATGAAGCTCATCATCAACCAGATCATGGGAACGATCCTGTGCGTCTTCGCGGAAGGTGCGCTCGTCGGGATGCAGGCGGGGCTCTCCGCGGAGAAGATCCTCGCCGTGTTGCAGGACTCGGTCGTGGCGTGCCCGGCGATCCAGCTGAAAGGGCCGGACATGCTCGGGGAGCGGGTCTTCACCCCGAACTTTCCGCTGAAGCACGCGCACAAGGACCTGCGGCTGGCCGTGGAGACGGCGAAGGTGATGGGGATCCCGACGCCGGTGACGAAAGCCGCGTGCGACCTGTTCGGCGCGGCGAGGGACAAGGGATTCGGCAACCGGGACATCTCCGCCGTCGTTCGCGCATTGACCGACCAGTAG
- a CDS encoding Nramp family divalent metal transporter produces MTDGNSSKRTVSGGTTEEALEVLADRSPKGRLSRLLPFMGPAFIASVAYIDPGNFATNIQGGAKFGYTLLWVIVASNLMAMLLQALSAKLGIATGLNLAEHCRRRFSRPVVFAMWGLMEIVAMATDLAEFLGAAVGFNLLFGIPLWLAGIMTAIATFLILGLERYGFRPIEAVITALVGIVSVSYLIETVLDKPDWGNVLYHSVVPQFSGAESVLLATGILGATVMPHAIYLHSALTQGRVMVKDPVQLRRLFRYELVDVAVAMGLASLINMAMLIMAATTFFKHGLTEVGSLETAHRTLEPLLGKGSSWIFAVSLLASGLSSSAVGTMAGQVMMQGFLKRRIPVWIRRMVTIVPSLVVISIGLDPTHTLVISQVVLSFGLPFAIIPLFMFTRSKSVMGILVNNAATTAITGLVAILIIALNAYLLYQVFIAG; encoded by the coding sequence CCAGCAAGCGGACCGTGAGCGGCGGGACGACCGAGGAGGCCCTGGAGGTCCTGGCCGATCGCAGCCCGAAGGGGCGCTTATCCCGCCTTCTCCCCTTTATGGGACCGGCGTTCATCGCCAGTGTCGCCTACATCGATCCCGGCAACTTCGCCACCAACATCCAGGGAGGGGCGAAGTTCGGATACACCCTCCTCTGGGTCATCGTCGCCAGCAACTTGATGGCGATGCTGCTGCAGGCCCTGTCGGCCAAGCTCGGCATCGCGACGGGATTGAATCTGGCCGAACATTGCCGCAGGCGCTTCTCGCGCCCCGTCGTTTTTGCAATGTGGGGGTTGATGGAGATTGTGGCCATGGCGACGGATCTGGCCGAATTCCTGGGCGCGGCAGTGGGCTTTAACCTGTTGTTCGGCATTCCCCTCTGGCTGGCCGGGATCATGACCGCCATCGCCACCTTCCTCATCCTGGGTCTTGAGCGATACGGCTTCCGTCCGATCGAGGCGGTCATTACGGCATTGGTCGGCATCGTCTCGGTCAGCTATCTGATCGAAACCGTGCTGGACAAGCCGGACTGGGGCAATGTGCTGTACCACTCGGTCGTGCCGCAATTTTCCGGAGCGGAGAGCGTCCTGCTCGCGACGGGGATCCTGGGCGCAACCGTCATGCCCCATGCCATCTATCTGCATTCCGCCCTCACACAAGGCCGCGTTATGGTCAAGGATCCGGTCCAGCTACGCAGACTGTTCCGCTATGAGTTGGTGGATGTGGCCGTCGCCATGGGACTGGCAAGCCTGATCAATATGGCAATGCTGATCATGGCGGCAACGACGTTCTTCAAGCACGGGCTGACCGAGGTCGGGTCTCTGGAGACGGCGCATCGCACCCTGGAACCATTGCTGGGCAAGGGATCAAGCTGGATCTTTGCGGTTTCGCTGCTGGCCTCCGGCCTGTCTTCCTCCGCCGTGGGAACCATGGCCGGACAAGTGATGATGCAGGGTTTCCTGAAAAGACGAATCCCTGTCTGGATCCGCCGCATGGTCACGATTGTTCCATCCCTGGTCGTGATTTCGATCGGACTGGACCCGACGCACACCCTGGTGATCAGCCAGGTGGTCCTCAGTTTCGGCCTGCCGTTCGCCATTATCCCTCTGTTCATGTTCACAAGAAGCAAATCCGTGATGGGAATACTGGTGAACAACGCTGCCACCACGGCAATTACCGGTCTTGTGGCAATCCTGATCATCGCCTTGAATGCGTATCTGCTTTATCAGGTGTTTATAGCGGGGTAG
- a CDS encoding tetratricopeptide repeat protein → MNRRSVAAFLGLILLSCIGGTYAAAGTPPGLSAAPARESSFFSAILRHSSRGSRDLLGLPVDPWLPEREMNRLADRLRPMVAGVTDGGQVVSAFHRVLLVEERFTYDKSSADPGNYLLESVLTRRQGNCLGLSLLYLSLADRLGIPFHGVYVPSHCFVRYEGNGVRVNVEFAEGGDSWPDDRYRREFRISPSRPYLRSLATAEMLGVFLKTLGAGYSRNGREEEALRLYDEAGRLYPGLPDAHYNAGVSLQKLGRLDEAAGMYRRALDLDPEMAAARDNLSILLARKGLYEEAIAEARRAVELEPWNAASRGNLAAAYCSCGRLDEGIREYRTAVGIDPGNQRLQSGLRRAYLSRGSHSGALP, encoded by the coding sequence GTGAATCGTCGGTCCGTTGCCGCATTTCTCGGGTTGATCTTGTTGTCGTGCATCGGAGGCACGTACGCCGCCGCCGGGACTCCCCCGGGTCTATCGGCCGCCCCCGCGCGGGAGTCTTCCTTTTTCTCCGCCATCCTTCGCCATTCCTCCCGGGGGAGCCGGGACCTTCTCGGTTTACCGGTCGATCCGTGGCTGCCGGAACGGGAGATGAACCGGCTCGCGGACCGGCTGCGCCCCATGGTGGCCGGCGTCACCGACGGGGGGCAAGTCGTCAGCGCCTTCCATCGCGTCCTCCTGGTCGAGGAACGGTTCACCTACGACAAGTCGTCGGCGGACCCGGGGAACTATCTCCTCGAATCCGTCCTTACCCGCAGGCAGGGGAACTGCCTCGGGCTGTCGTTGCTCTACCTCTCCCTCGCGGATCGTCTCGGCATCCCTTTCCACGGGGTGTACGTCCCGTCCCACTGCTTCGTCCGGTACGAGGGGAACGGCGTCCGCGTGAACGTGGAATTCGCGGAGGGCGGCGACTCCTGGCCGGACGACCGGTACCGGCGGGAGTTCCGGATCTCGCCTTCCAGGCCGTATCTCCGATCCCTTGCCACCGCCGAGATGCTCGGTGTCTTCCTGAAGACGCTGGGGGCCGGGTACTCCCGGAATGGGCGGGAGGAGGAAGCGCTCCGGTTGTACGACGAGGCGGGGCGCCTTTACCCGGGGTTGCCCGACGCGCATTACAACGCGGGGGTCTCCCTGCAGAAGCTGGGACGTCTCGACGAGGCGGCCGGGATGTATCGTCGGGCGTTGGACCTCGACCCGGAGATGGCGGCCGCCCGGGACAACCTGAGCATCCTCCTGGCCAGGAAGGGGCTGTACGAGGAGGCGATCGCGGAGGCCCGTCGGGCCGTGGAGCTCGAACCGTGGAACGCCGCCTCGCGGGGGAACCTTGCGGCCGCCTACTGCAGCTGCGGGCGGCTCGACGAGGGGATCCGCGAGTACCGGACGGCGGTGGGGATCGATCCCGGGAACCAGAGGCTCCAGTCGGGACTCCGGCGCGCGTACCTCTCACGCGGGTCGCACTCGGGGGCCCTGCCGTAG
- the def gene encoding peptide deformylase, with protein sequence MAVLPIRIFPDPVLKEKAAPVEGVTAEVSAFIDDLLETMRCSPGGVGIAAPQVGMQRRIVIVDVSAHRRGSQEENHGLLVLLNPEILAMGGKQVVREGCMSVPDYTANVQRAQWVLVDALNRDGERKIIESIGFEAVAIQHELDHLDGILFLDRVVSVKTDLFRRKKYR encoded by the coding sequence ATGGCCGTACTCCCCATCCGCATTTTTCCCGACCCCGTCCTGAAGGAGAAGGCCGCCCCCGTCGAGGGGGTGACCGCCGAGGTGTCCGCGTTCATCGACGACCTGCTGGAGACGATGCGGTGCTCCCCCGGGGGCGTGGGGATCGCCGCCCCCCAGGTCGGGATGCAGCGGCGCATCGTGATCGTCGACGTTTCCGCGCACCGGCGCGGGAGCCAGGAGGAGAATCACGGGCTGCTGGTCCTTCTCAACCCCGAGATCCTGGCGATGGGTGGGAAGCAGGTCGTCCGCGAGGGGTGCATGAGCGTCCCGGACTATACCGCCAACGTCCAGCGCGCCCAGTGGGTGCTCGTGGACGCCCTCAATCGCGACGGCGAGCGGAAGATCATCGAGTCGATCGGGTTCGAGGCGGTGGCGATCCAGCACGAGCTGGACCACCTGGACGGGATCCTCTTCCTCGATCGCGTCGTTTCGGTGAAAACGGACCTGTTCCGCCGGAAGAAGTACCGCTGA
- a CDS encoding Crp/Fnr family transcriptional regulator, producing the protein MTPKPMDVLRKTPLFATLPDDDLRRVADLAVPRRFGRKEAVFREGDRAEGFFIVASGKVKVFKLSGEGKEQILHVLEAGQTFAEAVIFEGGVYPAHAEALDDSDLLFLPKRPFLELLERRPAVAIRMLASLSRWLKRMTDLAESLSLRDVETRLIFYLSEELKTRGIPPKDGAEIELPIGKNVLASRLGTVPETFSRTLKKLQDDGLIDVRGKRIRIVSAESLFSILSH; encoded by the coding sequence ATGACCCCCAAACCGATGGACGTGCTCCGGAAGACGCCCCTGTTCGCGACCTTGCCCGACGACGATCTCCGGCGGGTCGCCGATCTTGCCGTGCCCCGGCGTTTCGGGAGGAAAGAGGCGGTCTTCCGGGAGGGGGACCGCGCCGAGGGATTCTTCATCGTCGCCTCCGGCAAGGTGAAGGTGTTCAAGCTCTCCGGGGAGGGGAAGGAGCAGATTCTTCACGTCCTGGAAGCGGGGCAGACGTTCGCCGAGGCGGTGATCTTCGAGGGGGGGGTCTATCCCGCGCACGCCGAGGCGCTCGACGACTCGGATCTGCTGTTCCTGCCGAAGCGCCCGTTCCTCGAGCTCCTCGAGCGGCGTCCGGCCGTGGCCATCCGGATGCTGGCGTCCCTCTCCCGCTGGCTCAAGCGGATGACCGATCTCGCGGAAAGCCTTTCCTTGAGGGACGTGGAGACGCGCCTGATCTTCTACCTTTCGGAGGAGCTCAAGACGCGCGGCATTCCTCCGAAGGACGGGGCGGAGATCGAATTGCCGATCGGGAAGAACGTGCTCGCCTCCCGGCTGGGGACCGTTCCGGAGACCTTCTCCCGGACGCTCAAGAAATTGCAGGACGACGGCCTGATCGACGTCCGCGGGAAGCGGATCCGGATCGTGTCCGCGGAGAGTCTCTTCTCCATCCTATCGCACTGA
- a CDS encoding glycine cleavage system protein R, protein MGQFALSVVGRDRPGIVAEVSRVLFELGCNIEDSTCTILSGQFAMILVIAHPKLSLAAEIDPFFDPVRKNMGLTISLHTLKDEEISREKGFEGRPHIISVYGADRPGIVYSVARELARLQVNVTDLNTQVVGAKDRPVYMMVLEVDIPESVDMKELEREFDKIRKELSVTISVRPIESLEL, encoded by the coding sequence ATGGGACAGTTCGCGCTGAGCGTGGTGGGCAGGGACCGGCCGGGAATCGTCGCGGAGGTGAGCCGCGTCCTCTTCGAGCTCGGCTGCAACATCGAGGACTCCACCTGCACGATCCTCTCCGGGCAGTTCGCGATGATCCTCGTGATCGCGCACCCGAAACTATCCCTCGCCGCGGAGATCGACCCCTTCTTCGACCCAGTGCGGAAAAACATGGGACTCACGATCTCCCTGCACACGCTGAAGGACGAGGAAATCTCCCGGGAAAAGGGGTTCGAGGGGAGGCCGCACATCATCTCGGTGTACGGCGCGGACCGGCCGGGAATCGTCTACTCGGTGGCGAGGGAACTGGCGCGGCTCCAGGTGAACGTGACGGACCTGAACACGCAGGTGGTCGGCGCCAAGGACCGCCCCGTCTACATGATGGTCCTCGAGGTGGACATCCCCGAGAGCGTCGACATGAAGGAACTCGAGCGGGAGTTCGACAAGATCCGAAAGGAGCTCTCCGTCACCATCTCCGTGCGCCCGATCGAATCGCTGGAGTTATAA